A window of the Actinobacillus genomosp. 1 genome harbors these coding sequences:
- the nusA gene encoding transcription termination factor NusA, producing MSKEILLAAEAVSNEKLLPKEAIFEALETALAISTKKKKEMDIDVRVVIDRKTGDFQTFRRWIVVEQVHNMTREISLEAAQYENPSVQLGDIVEDEVDSIPFDRITMQTARQVISTKIREAERNKVIDQFRSQLNNIIAATVKKVNREQIILDLGNQAEAVIVREDMLPRENFRPGDRVRGVLYAIKPESKGPQLFVTRAKPVMLEELFKLEVPEIGEDVIEIKGASRDPGSRAKIAVKSHDKRIDPVGACVGMRGARVQAISNELGGERVDIVLWDDNPAQFVINAMAPAEVSAIVVDEDKHAMDIAVESKNLAQAIGRNGQNVRLATQLTGWTLNVMTTEDLDKKHQAEDNKVINLFVSALEIDEEFAQLLVDEGFSSLEEIAFIPVSELTAIDGIEDENLAEELQTRAKNAITAKALAEEEALKQAHIEDRLLNLEGLDRHIAFKLAEKGITTLEELAEQATDDLSDIEELSADKASELIMAARQICWFS from the coding sequence ATGAGTAAAGAGATTTTATTAGCCGCAGAAGCGGTATCTAATGAAAAACTATTGCCAAAAGAGGCAATTTTTGAAGCGCTTGAAACGGCACTAGCCATTTCAACTAAAAAGAAAAAAGAAATGGATATTGACGTACGTGTGGTAATCGACCGTAAAACCGGTGATTTCCAAACTTTCCGCCGCTGGATTGTGGTTGAACAAGTACATAACATGACACGTGAGATCAGCTTAGAAGCGGCGCAATACGAAAATCCAAGCGTACAATTAGGCGATATCGTAGAAGATGAAGTGGATTCGATTCCATTCGACCGTATTACGATGCAAACGGCACGCCAAGTGATCAGTACCAAAATTCGTGAAGCGGAACGTAATAAAGTTATCGACCAATTCCGCTCACAATTAAATAACATCATTGCGGCAACAGTTAAAAAAGTAAACCGTGAACAAATTATCTTAGATCTAGGTAATCAAGCTGAAGCGGTAATCGTACGTGAAGATATGCTTCCACGCGAGAACTTCCGCCCGGGTGACCGTGTTCGCGGCGTATTATATGCGATTAAACCTGAATCAAAAGGCCCGCAACTTTTCGTAACACGTGCAAAACCGGTAATGTTAGAAGAATTATTTAAACTGGAAGTACCAGAAATCGGTGAAGATGTTATCGAAATTAAAGGCGCATCACGTGATCCGGGTTCTCGTGCGAAAATTGCGGTGAAATCACATGATAAACGTATCGATCCTGTAGGCGCTTGTGTTGGTATGCGTGGCGCACGTGTGCAAGCTATTAGCAATGAATTGGGCGGTGAGCGTGTAGATATCGTACTTTGGGACGATAATCCGGCACAATTCGTCATTAATGCGATGGCACCGGCGGAAGTCAGCGCAATTGTTGTTGATGAAGATAAACATGCGATGGATATTGCGGTTGAAAGTAAAAACTTAGCGCAAGCAATCGGTCGTAACGGTCAAAACGTGCGTTTAGCAACCCAATTAACCGGTTGGACGTTAAATGTAATGACTACCGAAGACTTAGATAAAAAACATCAAGCGGAAGACAATAAAGTAATTAACTTATTTGTTTCTGCGTTAGAAATTGATGAAGAATTTGCTCAGTTATTAGTCGATGAAGGTTTCTCTAGCTTAGAAGAAATCGCATTTATTCCGGTTAGCGAATTAACTGCAATCGATGGTATTGAAGATGAAAATCTTGCGGAAGAGCTACAAACGCGTGCGAAAAACGCAATCACCGCAAAAGCGTTAGCGGAAGAAGAAGCGTTAAAACAAGCGCATATTGAAGACCGTTTATTAAATTTAGAAGGTTTAGATCGTCATATCGCATTTAAACTGGCTGAAAAAGGCATCACAACGCTTGAAGAATTAGCGGAACAAGCAACGGACGACCTTTCGGATATTGAAGAATTATCGGCAGACAAAGCAAGCGAGTTAATTATGGCTGCACGTCAAATCTGTTGGTTTAGTTAA
- a CDS encoding YegP family protein has translation MYFEIYKDAKSEFRWRLKSGNHQTIATGGEGYATKQNCQKGIEAVKKITAETEVKDLTKEEA, from the coding sequence ATGTATTTTGAAATTTATAAAGATGCAAAAAGCGAATTTCGCTGGCGTTTAAAATCCGGTAACCACCAAACAATCGCAACCGGCGGTGAAGGATATGCAACAAAACAAAATTGTCAAAAAGGTATCGAAGCGGTAAAAAAAATTACGGCTGAAACAGAAGTCAAAGACCTTACAAAAGAAGAAGCATAA
- the rbfA gene encoding 30S ribosome-binding factor RbfA, with product MSREFKRSDRVAQELQKEIAVILQREVKDPRIGMVTVSDVEVSRDLAYAKIFVTFLFDNDQSVIEQGMKGLEKASPYIRSLVGKAMRLRIVPELRFIYDQSLVEGMRMSNLVSNVIKNDEAKHKEDE from the coding sequence ATGAGCAGAGAATTTAAGCGCAGTGATCGTGTAGCGCAAGAACTACAAAAAGAGATCGCTGTGATTTTACAACGTGAGGTAAAAGACCCTCGTATCGGTATGGTAACGGTATCGGATGTGGAAGTGAGCCGTGATTTAGCTTATGCAAAAATCTTTGTGACTTTCCTATTTGATAACGACCAAAGTGTTATTGAGCAGGGTATGAAAGGTTTAGAAAAAGCAAGCCCGTATATTCGTTCTTTAGTCGGTAAGGCAATGCGTTTACGTATCGTGCCGGAGCTTCGTTTTATTTACGATCAATCCTTGGTAGAAGGTATGCGTATGTCTAACTTGGTATCGAATGTGATTAAAAACGATGAAGCTAAACATAAAGAGGACGAATAG
- the pta gene encoding phosphate acetyltransferase, which yields MSRTIILIPTTTGVGLTSVSLGLVHALEQKGSKVGFLKPIAQPISGEDTLDRSTSIIRSAQTTEVGEPFMLSEAEALIGQNQADVLLEKVVERHQQLSKNNEIVVVEGLIPTRKNSYANSVNYDIAQALDAEIILVAAPGSDKPTQLKERVEAAASEFGGRHNPNLLGVIINKFNAPVDESGRTRPDLTEIFDSFQHSTQNIAEVEALFAKSPIKLLACVEWKSDLIATRAIDLAKHLRAAIINEGELQTRRIRGVTFCARSLPHMVDHFKAGSLLVTSADRPEVLVAASLAVMNGVEIGAILLTGGYKIETPIAKLCQQAFESGVPVFRVEGNTWQTALSLQSFSLEVPADDKERITSIKEYVASQFNHGFIDEISKAATRARRLSPAAFRYQLTEYARQAKKRIVLPEGDEPRTVKAAALCAERGIAECVLLANPTDVQRVAESQGVVLGKGITIINPEEVRENYVARLVELRKNKGMTEVVAREQLTDTVVLGTMMLEAGEVDGLVSGAVHTTANTIRPPMQIIKTAPGSSIVSSIFFMLLPDQVLVYGDCAVNPDPTAEQLAEIAIQSAESAKAFGIDPRVAMISYSTGTSGSGADVEKVKEATRIAQEKRPDLIIDGPLQYDAAVMEDVARSKAPNSPVAGKATVFVFPDLNTGNTTYKAVQRSADLVSIGPMLQGMRKPVNDLSRGALVDDIVYTIALTAIQATQC from the coding sequence ATGTCTAGAACTATTATCTTAATCCCAACCACCACAGGTGTCGGTTTAACCAGCGTAAGCCTCGGTTTAGTACATGCATTAGAACAAAAAGGTTCTAAAGTCGGTTTTTTAAAACCGATTGCACAACCTATTAGCGGCGAAGATACGTTAGACCGCTCTACTTCGATTATTCGTTCTGCACAGACCACAGAAGTCGGCGAGCCATTTATGTTAAGCGAAGCGGAAGCATTAATCGGTCAAAACCAAGCGGACGTTTTATTAGAGAAAGTGGTTGAACGCCATCAACAACTGAGCAAAAACAATGAAATCGTTGTTGTGGAAGGTTTAATTCCTACCCGTAAAAATTCATACGCAAACAGTGTAAACTATGATATCGCTCAAGCATTAGATGCTGAAATTATCTTAGTTGCTGCACCAGGTTCAGATAAGCCGACCCAGTTAAAAGAACGTGTGGAAGCGGCCGCTTCCGAGTTCGGCGGTCGCCACAATCCTAATTTATTAGGTGTAATTATCAATAAATTTAATGCACCGGTTGATGAATCCGGTCGTACTCGCCCGGACTTAACCGAAATCTTCGATTCATTCCAACACAGCACACAAAATATTGCCGAAGTGGAAGCGTTATTTGCAAAAAGTCCGATTAAATTACTCGCTTGTGTTGAATGGAAATCCGATTTAATTGCAACACGTGCTATTGATTTAGCCAAACATTTACGTGCGGCTATCATCAATGAAGGTGAATTACAAACTCGACGTATCCGCGGAGTAACATTCTGCGCACGTAGTCTTCCGCATATGGTTGATCATTTCAAAGCAGGTAGTTTATTAGTAACTTCCGCAGACCGTCCGGAAGTATTAGTTGCAGCCTCTTTAGCAGTAATGAACGGTGTTGAAATCGGTGCAATCCTATTAACCGGCGGTTATAAAATTGAAACCCCGATTGCAAAACTTTGCCAACAAGCATTTGAATCCGGTGTACCAGTATTCCGTGTAGAGGGCAATACATGGCAAACTGCGCTTAGTTTACAAAGCTTCAGTTTAGAAGTGCCTGCTGACGATAAAGAACGTATCACTTCAATTAAAGAATACGTGGCAAGTCAATTTAATCACGGCTTCATTGATGAAATTTCTAAAGCGGCAACTCGTGCGCGTCGTTTATCGCCGGCTGCATTCCGTTATCAATTAACCGAATATGCGCGTCAAGCGAAAAAACGTATCGTATTACCGGAAGGTGACGAACCTCGTACCGTTAAAGCGGCGGCATTATGTGCTGAACGCGGTATTGCAGAATGTGTACTTTTAGCAAATCCGACAGACGTTCAACGTGTAGCGGAATCTCAAGGTGTAGTTTTAGGTAAAGGTATCACAATTATCAATCCTGAAGAAGTACGTGAAAACTATGTTGCTCGTTTAGTTGAGTTACGTAAAAACAAAGGTATGACGGAAGTGGTTGCGCGTGAGCAATTAACGGATACGGTAGTACTTGGTACGATGATGTTAGAAGCGGGTGAAGTGGACGGTTTAGTATCAGGTGCGGTTCACACTACGGCAAATACAATTCGTCCTCCGATGCAAATCATCAAAACTGCACCGGGTAGCTCAATTGTTTCTTCAATCTTCTTCATGTTATTACCGGATCAAGTACTTGTGTACGGGGACTGTGCGGTAAATCCGGATCCGACAGCTGAACAATTAGCTGAAATTGCGATCCAATCCGCAGAATCAGCAAAAGCATTCGGTATTGACCCACGTGTTGCGATGATTTCTTACTCAACCGGTACATCGGGTTCCGGTGCAGATGTAGAGAAAGTAAAAGAAGCAACTCGTATTGCACAAGAAAAACGTCCTGATTTAATCATTGACGGTCCGTTACAATATGATGCGGCGGTAATGGAAGATGTTGCGCGTTCTAAAGCACCTAACTCTCCGGTAGCGGGTAAAGCAACCGTATTCGTATTCCCTGACTTAAATACCGGTAATACTACATATAAAGCGGTACAACGTTCTGCTGATTTAGTGTCTATCGGTCCTATGCTTCAAGGTATGCGTAAACCGGTTAATGACCTTTCTCGCGGTGCATTAGTTGATGATATCGTCTATACAATCGCATTAACGGCAATTCAAGCGACTCAATGTTAA
- a CDS encoding acetate kinase has protein sequence MSKNLILILNCGSSSLKFAVLDPKTGDEKLSGLAEAFNLEDARIKWKLHGEKGNADLGAGAAHSEALTFIANELLSEELKSSIGAIGHRIVHGGEQFTSSVVINDDVVKGIEHAIQFAPLHNPAHLIGIKEAFRIFPELKEKNVAVFDTAFHQTMPEEAFLYALPYKLYKEHGIRRYGAHGTSHLFITTQVAELAGKPVDQTNAIICHLGNGGSVSVVRNGKCIDTSMGLTPLEGLVMGTRSGDIDPAIVFYLYKNLGMSMEQIEETLVKKSGLLGLTEVTSDCRYAEDNYDDASKPEAKRALDVYSYRLAKYIGAYMAILGDTHLDAIAFTGGIGENSGHVRELALNHLKLFGVKLDVERNLAARFGKSGVITADDSTFKAVVIPTNEELVIAQDTAKLAL, from the coding sequence ATGTCTAAAAACTTAATCCTTATCCTTAACTGCGGTAGCTCTTCTTTAAAATTTGCTGTTTTAGACCCTAAAACGGGTGATGAAAAATTATCTGGTTTAGCGGAAGCATTTAATTTAGAAGATGCTCGTATTAAATGGAAATTACACGGCGAAAAAGGCAATGCAGATTTAGGTGCGGGTGCAGCGCATAGCGAAGCATTAACTTTCATTGCAAATGAATTATTATCAGAGGAATTAAAATCCAGCATTGGTGCTATCGGTCACCGTATCGTTCACGGTGGTGAACAATTTACTTCATCCGTAGTCATTAATGATGATGTGGTTAAAGGCATCGAACACGCAATTCAATTCGCACCTCTTCACAACCCGGCCCACTTAATCGGTATTAAAGAAGCATTCCGTATTTTCCCTGAATTAAAAGAGAAAAATGTTGCGGTATTCGATACGGCTTTCCATCAAACAATGCCGGAAGAAGCATTCTTATACGCACTTCCGTACAAACTCTATAAAGAACACGGTATTCGTCGTTACGGTGCTCACGGTACCAGCCATTTATTCATTACTACACAAGTGGCCGAATTAGCGGGCAAACCGGTAGATCAAACCAATGCGATTATCTGTCACTTAGGTAACGGTGGTTCGGTATCTGTTGTGCGTAACGGTAAATGTATCGATACATCAATGGGTTTAACTCCGTTAGAAGGTTTAGTGATGGGTACTCGTTCAGGTGACATTGACCCTGCAATCGTTTTCTACCTATACAAAAACTTAGGTATGTCAATGGAGCAAATCGAAGAAACCTTAGTGAAAAAATCAGGTCTTTTAGGTTTAACCGAAGTAACCAGCGACTGCCGTTATGCAGAAGATAACTATGACGATGCGTCAAAACCTGAAGCAAAACGTGCATTAGACGTATATAGCTACCGTTTAGCAAAATACATCGGTGCATATATGGCAATCTTAGGTGATACTCACTTAGACGCTATCGCATTTACCGGCGGTATCGGTGAAAACTCAGGTCATGTTCGCGAATTAGCGTTAAATCACTTAAAATTATTCGGTGTTAAATTAGATGTAGAACGTAACTTAGCAGCACGTTTCGGTAAATCCGGCGTTATCACTGCGGACGACTCAACATTCAAAGCGGTCGTAATTCCGACTAACGAAGAATTAGTGATTGCACAAGATACGGCTAAATTAGCATTATAA
- the infB gene encoding translation initiation factor IF-2, with translation MSDNKTEAPKKLSLQRRTKTTVADGKVQVEVRKSRKIDTEAVKKAQEEAALKAKQEAEAKAQAEKEALERAAAKTKAEEEAKVEAAKKAAPAVPVMPNSKPKAAAPKVEQPKQEKAVDPEKEAKKKEEAELRRKQEELARQKAEMEAKRAAENARRLAEMAREDASENKDEFEEDRFTSTYALEADRDNDRRSEGNRGRGKTGVAKAKKGGREDDKNERSADRRNQKDVKGKGKNAKKGSALQQAFTKPVQVNKADVVIGETITVAELANKMAVKVTEIIKTMMKMGEMVTINQVIDQETAQLVAEEMGHKVILRNENELEDAVMEDRDVNAEKVTRAPVVTIMGHVDHGKTSLLDYIRKAKVAAGEAGGITQHIGAYHVETDDGKMITFLDTPGHAAFTSMRARGAKATDIVVLVVAADDGVMPQTIEAIQHARAAGAPIVVAVNKIDKPEANPDRVEQELLQHEVVSEKFGGDVQFVPVSAKKGLGIDDLLEAILLQSEVLELTAVKDGMASGVVIESYLDKGRGPVATILVQSGTLNKGDIILCGFEYGRVRAMRDENGKEVDSAGPSIPVEVLGLSGVPAAGDEATVVRDEKKAREVALFRQGKFREVKLARQQKAKLENMFSNMTAGDVAELNVIVKADVQGSVEAICQALAELSTDEVKVKVVGSGVGGITETDATLAAASNAIMVGFNVRADASARRVIEAENIDLRYYSIIYELLNEIKAAMSGMLQPEFKQEIIGLAEVRDVFRHPKFGAIAGCMVTEGVVKRNNPIRVLRDNVVIFEGELESLRRFKDDVSEVRNGMECGIGVKNYNDVKVGDQIEVFEVVEVKRSI, from the coding sequence ATGAGTGATAATAAAACTGAAGCACCAAAAAAATTAAGCTTACAACGTCGTACTAAAACCACGGTAGCAGATGGTAAAGTGCAAGTTGAAGTACGTAAATCACGTAAAATTGACACGGAAGCGGTCAAAAAAGCGCAAGAAGAAGCGGCATTAAAAGCAAAACAGGAAGCGGAAGCTAAAGCGCAAGCTGAAAAAGAAGCGTTAGAAAGAGCGGCTGCAAAAACTAAAGCCGAAGAAGAAGCAAAAGTTGAAGCGGCTAAGAAAGCGGCTCCGGCAGTTCCGGTTATGCCAAACAGTAAACCGAAAGCGGCTGCGCCAAAAGTAGAACAACCAAAACAAGAAAAAGCGGTTGATCCTGAAAAAGAAGCGAAGAAAAAAGAAGAAGCCGAACTTCGCCGTAAACAAGAAGAATTAGCGCGTCAAAAAGCGGAAATGGAAGCTAAACGAGCGGCGGAAAATGCACGTCGTTTAGCGGAAATGGCTCGTGAAGACGCATCTGAAAACAAAGACGAATTTGAAGAAGATCGATTTACCTCAACTTATGCGCTTGAAGCGGATCGTGATAATGATCGTCGAAGCGAGGGTAACCGCGGTCGTGGTAAAACCGGCGTAGCGAAAGCGAAAAAAGGTGGACGTGAAGACGATAAAAACGAACGCAGTGCGGATCGCCGTAATCAAAAAGATGTGAAAGGTAAGGGTAAAAATGCGAAGAAAGGTTCTGCATTACAGCAAGCCTTCACCAAGCCGGTTCAAGTGAACAAAGCTGACGTTGTTATCGGTGAAACCATCACTGTTGCTGAACTTGCTAATAAAATGGCGGTAAAAGTAACCGAAATCATCAAAACGATGATGAAAATGGGTGAAATGGTTACGATCAACCAAGTAATCGACCAAGAAACCGCACAACTTGTTGCGGAAGAAATGGGTCATAAAGTTATTCTACGCAATGAAAATGAGTTAGAAGATGCGGTAATGGAAGATCGTGACGTTAATGCGGAAAAAGTAACACGTGCGCCGGTAGTCACCATTATGGGTCACGTAGACCACGGTAAAACCTCATTACTTGACTATATCCGTAAAGCGAAAGTAGCGGCAGGCGAAGCAGGCGGTATTACCCAGCATATCGGTGCTTATCACGTTGAAACCGATGACGGTAAAATGATTACCTTCTTAGATACACCGGGACACGCAGCGTTTACTTCTATGCGTGCACGTGGTGCGAAAGCAACGGATATCGTAGTTCTTGTTGTGGCGGCGGATGACGGTGTAATGCCTCAAACTATCGAAGCGATTCAACACGCACGCGCAGCCGGCGCACCGATTGTAGTTGCGGTAAACAAAATTGATAAACCGGAAGCAAATCCTGATCGTGTAGAGCAAGAATTACTACAACACGAAGTAGTTTCTGAAAAATTCGGTGGTGATGTGCAATTCGTACCGGTTTCAGCGAAAAAAGGTTTAGGTATTGATGATTTGTTAGAGGCGATTTTGCTTCAATCTGAAGTATTGGAACTTACTGCGGTTAAAGACGGTATGGCAAGCGGTGTCGTAATCGAATCTTACCTTGATAAAGGTCGTGGTCCGGTTGCAACCATTTTGGTTCAATCAGGTACTTTAAACAAAGGCGATATCATACTTTGCGGCTTTGAATACGGTCGTGTACGTGCAATGCGTGATGAAAACGGTAAAGAAGTGGATTCTGCCGGTCCTTCTATCCCTGTTGAGGTGTTAGGTCTTTCAGGCGTACCGGCGGCCGGTGATGAAGCAACCGTTGTACGTGACGAGAAAAAAGCACGTGAAGTCGCGTTATTCCGTCAAGGTAAATTCCGTGAAGTGAAACTTGCTCGTCAGCAAAAAGCGAAACTTGAAAATATGTTTAGCAATATGACGGCAGGTGACGTTGCAGAGCTTAATGTTATCGTGAAAGCGGACGTACAAGGTTCGGTAGAAGCGATTTGCCAAGCGTTAGCAGAACTTTCAACCGACGAAGTAAAAGTGAAAGTAGTAGGTTCCGGCGTAGGTGGTATCACCGAAACGGATGCAACCTTAGCTGCTGCTTCAAATGCGATTATGGTTGGTTTCAATGTTCGTGCGGACGCATCGGCTCGTCGTGTCATCGAAGCGGAAAATATCGACTTACGTTACTACTCAATCATCTACGAATTACTCAACGAAATCAAAGCGGCAATGAGCGGTATGCTACAGCCTGAATTCAAACAAGAAATCATCGGCTTGGCAGAAGTTCGTGACGTATTCCGTCATCCGAAATTCGGTGCAATCGCAGGTTGTATGGTAACCGAAGGTGTGGTGAAACGTAACAACCCAATCCGCGTATTACGTGACAACGTAGTAATCTTCGAAGGCGAGTTAGAATCGCTCCGCCGTTTCAAAGACGACGTTTCGGAAGTGCGTAACGGTATGGAATGTGGTATCGGCGTTAAGAACTACAACGATGTGAAAGTCGGCGACCAAATCGAGGTATTCGAAGTGGTTGAAGTGAAACGTAGCATCTAA
- the truB gene encoding tRNA pseudouridine(55) synthase TruB yields the protein MSRPRKKGRDVHGVFLLDKPQGMSSNDILQKVKRLFQANKAGHTGALDPLATGMLPICLGEATKFSQFLLDSDKRYQVTAKLGERTDTSDAEGQVVESRAVNVSETEILAALEQFRGDILQVPTMFSALKHNGKPLYEYARQGITVEREARPITIFELRFIEYIAPYLTLEVHCSKGTYIRTLVDDLGEVLGCGAHVTVLRRLAVANYPVEAMMSYEDLQNLSENQPLEVLDQHLLPLDTAVESLPKINLTAEQTKAVGFGQRVKFENNAQVYGQVRLFSNNMQFLGVAEITTDNVIRPNRMVNL from the coding sequence GTGTCTAGACCTCGTAAAAAAGGCCGTGACGTTCACGGCGTATTTTTATTAGATAAACCGCAAGGAATGTCGTCAAATGATATTCTGCAAAAGGTCAAACGCTTGTTTCAAGCAAATAAAGCGGGGCATACCGGTGCATTAGATCCGCTTGCGACCGGAATGTTACCGATTTGCTTGGGTGAAGCGACTAAATTTTCTCAATTTTTACTTGATTCGGATAAGCGTTATCAAGTTACCGCAAAATTAGGCGAACGTACCGATACTTCGGATGCCGAAGGACAAGTGGTTGAAAGCCGTGCGGTGAATGTAAGTGAAACGGAAATTCTTGCAGCATTGGAACAATTTCGCGGCGATATTTTGCAAGTTCCGACTATGTTTTCCGCATTAAAACATAACGGCAAACCGCTTTATGAATATGCTCGTCAGGGTATCACTGTGGAACGAGAGGCTCGTCCGATTACGATTTTTGAGTTACGCTTTATCGAATATATCGCACCTTATCTTACGTTAGAGGTACATTGCTCTAAAGGTACTTATATCCGTACTTTGGTGGATGATTTGGGTGAAGTATTGGGATGCGGTGCGCACGTGACGGTTTTACGTCGTTTGGCGGTTGCAAATTATCCTGTTGAGGCGATGATGAGCTATGAAGATTTACAAAATTTAAGTGAAAATCAACCGCTTGAAGTGCTAGACCAACATCTTTTACCGTTAGATACAGCAGTAGAAAGCCTACCAAAAATCAATCTAACCGCAGAACAGACCAAAGCGGTCGGTTTCGGTCAAAGAGTGAAATTTGAAAACAATGCGCAAGTTTACGGACAAGTTCGTTTATTTTCGAATAATATGCAATTTCTCGGTGTAGCGGAAATTACAACCGATAATGTCATTCGTCCAAATAGAATGGTTAATCTTTAA
- a CDS encoding lytic murein transglycosylase, with protein sequence MKLRFLTISAMFALLLAGCSTKNSTYPELPMDAQYTKARTVNNFNDYVHFLKQKAAGAGVSDNVLNAQKFIQYNARSIQLDQAQASRKRDPNTPPPPPNPNGVTNYLSKVLTQNKVNLAAEYWYEFNTQLTNASKKYNVQKEYILALWGMESSFGRYQGDFDVLSVLATLAFDGRREKLFTQEFVNAMKMLDEGTINRYEMLGSWAGAMGQTQFMPTAYLNYAADGNGDGKKDIWNTEADAFASIASYLSTVGWDDEIPWGVEVKLSSPIDISFSGIEANKAKTLGEWQSWGVYLAYPTARETAKLSALNGNKLWLVRPDKEVGRIFLVSNNFRTLMDWNKSNNFGISIGKFADRILESVGQ encoded by the coding sequence ATGAAATTACGATTTTTAACGATTTCGGCAATGTTTGCGTTATTGCTTGCCGGATGTTCAACTAAAAATAGTACGTATCCGGAGCTTCCGATGGATGCTCAATATACTAAAGCGCGCACAGTAAATAATTTTAATGACTACGTACATTTTCTGAAGCAAAAGGCAGCGGGCGCAGGTGTTTCGGATAATGTATTAAATGCTCAGAAATTTATTCAGTATAATGCAAGATCAATTCAATTAGATCAGGCGCAAGCCTCTCGTAAACGAGATCCTAATACGCCGCCGCCACCTCCGAATCCTAATGGCGTTACTAATTATTTAAGTAAGGTGCTTACCCAAAATAAAGTGAATTTAGCCGCTGAATATTGGTATGAGTTTAATACGCAACTTACTAATGCAAGTAAGAAATATAATGTACAGAAAGAATACATTTTAGCTTTGTGGGGCATGGAAAGTAGCTTTGGGCGTTACCAAGGCGATTTTGATGTGTTATCCGTATTAGCCACGCTAGCTTTTGACGGACGTCGCGAAAAGCTCTTTACGCAAGAGTTTGTCAATGCGATGAAAATGCTAGATGAAGGCACTATCAATCGCTATGAAATGCTAGGTTCATGGGCAGGTGCAATGGGGCAGACCCAATTTATGCCTACCGCTTATTTAAATTATGCGGCAGACGGTAACGGCGACGGTAAAAAAGATATTTGGAATACGGAAGCGGATGCGTTTGCCTCCATTGCCTCTTATCTTTCAACCGTAGGTTGGGACGATGAGATTCCTTGGGGAGTTGAGGTAAAACTATCCAGTCCGATTGATATTTCTTTCTCGGGTATTGAAGCAAATAAGGCTAAAACGCTTGGTGAATGGCAATCTTGGGGGGTTTACCTCGCTTATCCAACGGCAAGAGAAACCGCAAAATTAAGTGCGTTAAACGGTAATAAATTATGGTTGGTTCGTCCTGATAAAGAAGTCGGGCGTATTTTCCTCGTCTCAAATAATTTCCGTACTTTAATGGACTGGAATAAATCCAATAATTTCGGAATAAGTATCGGTAAATTTGCAGATCGTATTTTAGAGAGCGTAGGGCAGTAA